In the genome of Cronobacter malonaticus LMG 23826, one region contains:
- the ndk gene encoding nucleoside-diphosphate kinase, whose translation MAIERTFSIIKPNAVAKNVIGSIFARFESAGFKIIGTKMLHLTVEQARGFYAEHEGKPFFDGLVEFMTSGPIVVSVLESENAVQRHRDLLGATNPANALAGTLRADYADSFTENGTHGSDSVESANREIAYFFGEGEICPRTR comes from the coding sequence ATGGCAATCGAGCGTACTTTTTCCATCATCAAACCGAATGCAGTCGCTAAAAACGTTATCGGCAGCATTTTCGCGCGTTTTGAATCCGCTGGCTTCAAAATCATCGGCACCAAAATGCTGCACCTGACCGTTGAGCAGGCGCGCGGTTTCTATGCCGAGCACGAAGGCAAGCCGTTCTTTGACGGTCTGGTGGAATTCATGACCTCTGGCCCGATCGTGGTTTCCGTACTGGAAAGCGAAAACGCGGTACAGCGTCACCGTGACCTGCTGGGCGCGACCAACCCGGCCAACGCGCTGGCAGGCACCCTGCGTGCTGACTACGCAGACAGCTTCACCGAAAACGGCACCCACGGTTCCGATTCCGTTGAGTCCGCTAACCGCGAAATCGCGTACTTCTTCGGCGAAGGCGAAATCTGCCCGCGCACTCGCTAA
- the pbpC gene encoding peptidoglycan glycosyltransferase PbpC (penicillin-binding protein 1C), whose protein sequence is MIKSLCKRRRRWIILAAAPLLLCAALWLADKCWPLPLYEVQPARVVVAQDGTPLWRFADKNGIWRYPVTINDVSPRYLEALLNYEDRWFWRHPGINPLAIARAAWQDLRSGSVVSGGSTLTMQVARLLDPHPRTFGGKLRQVWRAMQLEWHLSKTEILTLYLNRAPFGGTLQGIGAASWVYLGKPPSHLSYSDAALLAVLPQAPSRLRPDRWPDRAQAARDKVLRRMATQGVWSEKQVRESLEEPVWLAPRQMPQLAPLLSRRLVTQRRDTKITTTLDAALQRQLEDLALNWKGRLPARTSLAILVVDHTTMEVRGWVGSADINDDARFGHVDMVTAIRSPGSVLKPFVYGLALDEGLIHPASLLQDVPRRFGDYRPGNFDSGFNGPVSMSEALVRSLNLPAVQVLEAYGPKRFTAKLRNIGLALRFPPTAQPSLAVILGGAGARLDEIVAAYSAFARHGQAARLRVVKGDPLVERPLMSPGAAWIIRRILANEAQPLPDGSLPQVVPLAWKTGTSYGYRDAWAVGVTSRYLIGVWTGRPDATPVAGQFGFASAVPVLNQVNNLLQAGAASAVQQARQPVDPRPASVSAGTICWPGGQHLPAGDSNCRRRLSTWLLDNSEPLTLLAEGQEGSRGIQFPLWLNAKGERVAADCPHVSESRLLLWPLPLEPWLPPAERRAARLPPVSAQCPPVHQQDQVPLLLTGVREGAVLKRLPGQAALSLPLRSQGGGGRHWWFLNGEPLDKEGDSVTLTFDKSGDYQVLLMDEAGQIAAAQFRVE, encoded by the coding sequence GTGATTAAAAGCCTGTGTAAAAGGCGCCGCCGCTGGATAATTCTGGCGGCGGCGCCGCTTTTATTGTGCGCTGCGCTGTGGCTTGCCGATAAGTGCTGGCCGCTGCCGTTGTATGAAGTGCAGCCCGCGCGCGTAGTGGTGGCCCAGGACGGCACGCCGCTGTGGCGCTTCGCCGATAAAAACGGCATCTGGCGCTACCCGGTCACCATTAACGATGTCTCGCCGCGCTATCTCGAGGCACTGCTGAACTACGAAGACCGCTGGTTCTGGCGTCATCCGGGCATTAACCCGCTCGCGATCGCGCGCGCGGCCTGGCAGGATTTGCGCTCCGGCTCGGTTGTCTCCGGTGGCAGTACGCTCACCATGCAGGTGGCGCGACTGCTGGATCCGCATCCGCGTACCTTTGGCGGCAAGCTGCGCCAGGTATGGCGGGCGATGCAGCTCGAATGGCATCTCTCCAAAACCGAGATCCTCACGCTCTATCTGAATCGCGCGCCGTTTGGCGGCACGCTACAGGGAATCGGGGCCGCCAGCTGGGTATATCTCGGCAAGCCGCCTTCGCACCTGAGCTATTCCGATGCTGCGCTGCTGGCGGTGCTTCCACAGGCCCCGAGCAGGCTCCGGCCTGACCGCTGGCCGGATCGCGCGCAGGCAGCGCGCGACAAAGTGCTGCGCCGCATGGCGACGCAGGGCGTCTGGAGTGAAAAACAGGTACGCGAGTCGCTGGAAGAACCGGTCTGGCTGGCTCCGCGTCAGATGCCGCAGCTGGCGCCGCTGCTCTCGCGGCGGCTGGTGACGCAGCGTCGCGACACCAAAATCACCACTACGCTTGACGCCGCTTTACAGCGCCAGCTTGAAGATCTCGCGCTGAACTGGAAAGGCCGCCTCCCGGCGCGGACGTCGCTGGCTATCCTGGTGGTCGATCACACCACCATGGAAGTGCGCGGCTGGGTTGGTTCAGCGGATATCAACGATGATGCGCGCTTTGGTCATGTCGATATGGTGACGGCGATTCGTTCACCCGGTTCGGTGCTTAAGCCGTTTGTCTACGGACTGGCGCTGGATGAAGGGCTTATTCATCCGGCGTCGCTGTTACAGGATGTGCCCCGTCGCTTCGGTGATTACCGGCCTGGCAATTTCGATAGCGGTTTTAACGGGCCGGTGAGCATGAGCGAGGCGCTGGTGCGGTCGTTGAACCTGCCCGCCGTTCAGGTGCTGGAAGCCTACGGGCCGAAACGCTTTACGGCGAAGCTGCGTAATATCGGGCTGGCGCTGCGTTTTCCGCCGACGGCGCAGCCAAGCCTCGCGGTGATCTTGGGCGGCGCGGGCGCAAGACTTGATGAGATTGTGGCGGCCTACAGCGCCTTCGCCCGTCACGGTCAGGCGGCGCGTCTGCGCGTGGTCAAAGGCGATCCGCTGGTGGAGCGTCCGCTGATGTCGCCGGGCGCGGCCTGGATTATCCGCCGCATCCTTGCGAACGAGGCGCAGCCGCTGCCGGACGGTTCGCTGCCGCAGGTGGTGCCGCTCGCCTGGAAAACCGGTACCAGCTACGGCTACCGTGACGCCTGGGCCGTGGGCGTGACGTCGCGCTATCTGATTGGCGTATGGACCGGTCGCCCGGATGCGACGCCGGTCGCCGGACAGTTTGGTTTTGCAAGCGCCGTGCCGGTGCTGAATCAGGTCAATAACCTGTTACAGGCGGGGGCCGCCTCGGCGGTGCAGCAGGCGAGACAGCCTGTCGATCCGCGCCCGGCCTCGGTGTCCGCTGGCACCATCTGCTGGCCGGGCGGGCAGCATTTACCGGCGGGAGACAGCAACTGCCGCCGCCGGTTATCGACGTGGCTTCTTGATAACAGCGAACCGCTAACGCTGCTTGCCGAAGGGCAGGAAGGAAGCCGGGGCATTCAGTTCCCGCTGTGGCTGAATGCGAAGGGCGAGCGGGTGGCGGCGGATTGTCCGCATGTTTCCGAAAGCCGCCTGTTGCTCTGGCCGTTGCCGCTTGAACCGTGGCTGCCGCCCGCCGAGCGGCGGGCTGCCCGCCTGCCGCCGGTTTCCGCCCAGTGTCCGCCAGTTCATCAGCAGGATCAGGTGCCGCTGCTGCTTACCGGCGTGCGCGAAGGGGCGGTGCTGAAACGGCTGCCGGGGCAAGCCGCGCTGTCGTTGCCGCTGCGCAGTCAGGGCGGCGGTGGACGCCACTGGTGGTTTTTAAACGGCGAACCGCTCGATAAAGAAGGCGATAGCGTGACGCTGACCTTTGATAAAAGCGGGGATTATCAGGTCTTGCTGATGGATGAAGCCGGGCAGATTGCCGCCGCGCAGTTTAGGGTGGAATAA